From Aspergillus fumigatus Af293 chromosome 3, whole genome shotgun sequence, a single genomic window includes:
- a CDS encoding aldehyde dehydrogenase, whose translation MRVPKDNHLVLPRKTTTMSDVPHVSNWVNGTHTPPTPERIVVLNPATETPIATIDATPQATVQAIIATSWETFHGGSWSRADASDRFAVLSKAAALLRARIPEFVELETRQTGRPIREMRAQLARVPEWLEYSASLARVHEGRVTPFKGPVVNTLTRLPLGVVAQITPYNHPLLIATKKIAAALAGGNVVIVKPSELAPLSVLRLGPLFQEAGLPDGVLQIVSGYGSETGKSLCESRPLAKIDLTGGLATYKAIAPAAAANMIPITAELGGKAPVCLFPSLDVELAVKAAMFASFIASGQTCVTGSRLLVHADLYDRFKDLLEKRVRALRVGDPMEERTQIGSVISRAAVERCSAFVLRAVQEGGRVLCGGNPTNSNGKGFFFEPTIIETHADSDLATNEVFGPVIALVRCESEEEIIRIANSTSYALGASVWTNDFSQAHRVAAKIEAGIVWVNGHHLNDPSSSWGGFKESGMGKENGIEAYESYTKVKSTVINYGVQPVWFDDEPANARYG comes from the exons ATGCGGG TACCAAAGGACAACCACCTCGTACTACCCAGGAAAACAACCACAATGTCGGATGTCCCGCACGTATCAAACTGGGTCAACGGCACCCATACGCCTCCAACCCCCGAAcgcatcgtcgtcctcaacCCCGCAACCGAAACCCCGATCGCAACCATCGACGCAACACCCCAAGCAACCGTCCAAGCCATCATCGCAACATCATGGGAAACATTCCATGGCGGATCTTGGTCTCGCGCCGACGCCTCCGACCGCTTCGCCGTCCTCTCAAAAGCAGCTGCCCTTCTCCGCGCGCGCATCCCCGAATTTGTGGAACTCGAAACCAGACAGACCGGCCGACCGATCCGCGAGATGCGCGCCCAGCTAGCTCGCGTCCCGGAATGGCTGGAGTACTCTGCCTCGCTGGCTCGCGTCCACGAAGGCCGCGTGACGCCCTTCAAGGGCCCGGTTGTGAACACCCTCACCCGGCTCCCGCTGGGCGTGGTGGCGCAGATAACACCGTACAACCACCCTCTTCTGATCGCGACGAAGAAAATCGCTGCGGCACTGGCGGGCGGGAACGTGGTTATTGTCAAGCCGTCGGAGCTGGCCCCGTTATCGGTGCTGAGGCTTGGGCCGCTGTTTCAGGAGGCGGGTTTGCCGGACGGTGTGTTGCAGATCGTCAGCGGGTATGGCTCCGAGACGGGCAAATCTCTGTGTGAGAGTCGGCCACTTGCCAAGATTGATTTGACGGGTGGATTGGCGACGTACAAGGCTATTGCGcccgcggcggcggcgaacATGATCCCCATCACGGCGGAGCTTGGGGGAAAGGCGCCGGTGTGTTTGTTTCCGAGCCTCGACGTGGAATTGGCGGTCAAGGCGGCGATGTTTGCGAGTTTTATTGCCAGTGGGCAGACATGTGTGACTGGGAGTAGGCTCTTAGTGCACGCTGATCTTTATGATCGGTTTAAAGACCTGTTGGAGAAAAGGGTCAGAGCCTTGCGGGTGGGAGACCCGATGGAAGAGCGCACGCAGATTGGTTCTGTCATCTCTCGCGCAGCCGTTGAGAGATGCTCTGCTTTCGTGCTGCGGGCAGTACAGGAGGGAGGCCGCGTGCTCTGTGGTGGTAACCCGACAAACTCAAATGGAAAAGGCTTCTTCTTTGAGCCGACCATCATCGAGACACATGCCGATTCGGATCTCGCGACTAACGAGGTCTTCGGGCCGGTTATTGCGCTCGTGAGATGCGAatcggaggaggaaatcatCCGCATTGCCAACAGCACGTCCTATGCCCTCGGCGCATCGGTCTGGACCAACGACTTTAGCCAGGCTCATCGCGTTGCTGCAAAGATTGAAGCAGGCATTGTTTGGGTAAACGGACACCACCTGAACGATCCATCTTCCTCTTGGGGTGGGTTCAAGGAAAGTGGTATGGGAAAGGAGAATGGCATCGAGGCCTATGAGAGCTACACCAAGGTCAAAAGTACAGTGATCAACTATGGGGTGCAGCCTGTATGGTTTGATGACGAGCCCGCCAATGCACGGTATGGCTAA
- a CDS encoding MCT family MFS transporter → MSSNIETAPDSSQAEKNEPPKPTFPEGGLKAWMTVLSCWCVMFNTFGYMNAFGVYEAYYKNTLLRNESNSNIAWIGSLQAFFMYASGLVSGPLMDRYGPRVILVPCSIVFVLSVMLTSLCKEYYQFILAQGVLGGVFNGLTYTPTVTAVNQHFFRRRPLALGIASSGSSLAGIIIPIALNRMLNQSSLGFGWSVRILGFIMLALSVVACLAISSNAPKRRTGAPFFLEAWKQPEYTVQIIGVFLVTWALFVPMFYIPSYAQSIGIGVSLSNYLIAILNAGSLVGRILGGALANRLGRFNTLAAASAACGILILCWLRIKSRGGMVVLSVLFGFCSGIVIGLFAATIAVTAPKPNVIGSYLGMAMGVLSLASLTGTPITGAMISTYGTYDAAIIFAGVSAVLGAVIIFVARVVYAGWRLVA, encoded by the exons ATGAGCAGCAATATAGAGACAGCACCAGACAGCTCTCAGGCCGAAAAGAATGAGCCTCCCAAGCCAACTTTCCCAGAAGGTGGGCTCAAGGCTTGGATGACAGTGCTATCTTGTTGGTGTGTTATGTTTAACACCTTCGGATATATGAACGCATTTGG TGTGTACGAAGCATACTACAAGAATACTCTCCTCCGGAACGAAAGCAACTCCAACATCGCATGGATTGGATCATTACAAGCTTTTTTCATGTACGCCAGCGGACTTGTGTCTGGTCCCCTCATGGATCGATATGGACCAAGA GTTATACTGGTCCCCTGCTCGATCGTCTTCGTTCTCTCGGTCATGCTCACCAGTCTCTGCAAAGAATACTACCAGTTCATCCTGGCACAAGGCGTCCTTGGCGGCGTCTTCAACGGCCTGACATACACTCCAACTGTGACTGCGGTGAACCAGCACTTCTTCAGACGCAGACCTCTTGCCTTGGGGATCGCTTCCAGTGGCTCTTCTCTCGCCggcatcatcatccccaTCGCGCTGAACCGCATGCTCAATCAATCGTCCCTGGGCTTTGGCTGGTCCGTTCGGATCCTCGGATTCATCATGCTCGCACTCAGCGTCGTCGCCTGCCTTGCCATTTCATCTAATGCACCCAAACGACGCACCGGTGCGCCATTCTTTCTGGAAGCATGGAAGCAGCCTGAGTACACTGTCCAAATCATCGGTGTATTTCTGGTTACCTGGGCTCTCTTCGTCCCAATGTTTTACATCCCAAGCTACGCACAATCCATCGGGATCGGCGTCAGTTTGTCCAATTACCTTATTGCGATTCTGAACGCAGGCTCCCTCGTCGGTCGGATCCTCGGTGGCGCGCTCGCCAACCGTCTGGGTCGATTCAATACCCTCGCCGCTGCGTCCGCTGCGTGCGGCATCCTGATCCTATGCTGGCTGCGTATCAAGTCTCGTGGCGGGATGGTCGTGCTCTCGGTGCTGTTCGGTTTCTGCTCGGGGATTGTCATCGGTCTGTTTGCGGCTACGATTGCCGTGACGGCGCCGAAGCCCAATGTGATCGGATCGTATCTGGGGATGGCGATGGGTGTGCTAAGTCTGGCCAGTTTGACGGGGACTCCGATCACGGGGGCTATGATCAGCACCTATGGGACTTACGACGCGGCAATCATCTTTGCGGGGGTGTCGGCTGTTTTAGGTGCTGTGATCATCTTTGTCGCTCGGGTGGTATATGCGGGCTGGAGACTCGTTGCCTGA
- a CDS encoding bZIP transcription factor: MSSTEPNPALSTASDDHQSGKDDGSPKKIMVDSQPAKAKERSSKKRGRPQKVQDAQTPAERRRAQVRLAQRAYRSRQEATMVQLKNRIAEMESVIETMTEAFLAFSDTLMQSGVLNGSPDIAQSLKEVTAKYVTLSSQMTETDGDHAAPQDKALSQITASEQSSFHSADQTSQSSDSVVAVRTGSGDGDPGGAEPFGVLMPIETPGMANGSPFSITTPTDIRVLSPHFINIRTPMSHLDRPDSPFFAQRLHLAAYKLALRYLRNPDVPDSALLRNFGFLMTRWSRRQLISYLNSFLKSSDGVEVSRKFSIPLLNLGGAGLHYPQKHSPLGDPNLHWLPSAEDISMMYANGLSIQDLEEPWFDPEDVEGFLEEQGIILSNRNMFPAGLQSDHQDVVARTWQSGLWDDRAMFSRGHMFAVDEDQLINWLSHRGICLGRSPGFRKRDVERFISQHAWPIGMPLMPIQAVAVAQ, encoded by the exons ATGTCATCAACTGAACCGAACCCCGCTCTCTCAACGGCTTCTGACGATCATCAGTCCGGCAAGGACGACGGGTcaccgaagaagatcatggTCGACTCACAACCAGCAAAGGCCAAGGAACGGTCGTCTAAAAAGAGAGGTCGCCCTCAAAAAGTGCAGGATGCTCAGACACCTGCGGAG AGACGCCGGGCTCAAGTCCGTCTGGCACAGCGCGCCTATCGTTCCCGTCAAGAGGCCACGATGGTGCAGCTGAAGAATCGAATCGCGGAAATGGAATCGGTCATCGAGACAATGACGGAAGCCTTTCTTGCTTTTAGCGACACGCTAATGCAATCAGGCGTATTAAATGGATCCCCTGATATTGCTCAGTCCCTTAAAGAGGTGACCGCCAAGTATGTCACACTTTCAAGTCAGATGACCGAAACAGACGGAGATCACGCTGCGCCGCAAGATAAAGCACTGTCCCAAATCACTGCGTCCGAACAGTCATCCTTCCACTCGGCAGATCAGACAAGCCAGTCATCAGACTCGGTGGTCGCTGTCAGAACAGGCTCTGGAGACGGTGATCCCGGCGGCGCAGAGCCCTTCGGCGTACTGATGCCAATCGAGACGCCGGGCATGGCTAATGGCTCCCCTTTTTCCATCACAACTCCGACAGATATCAGAGTCCTATCTCCTCACTTTATCAACATACGCACACCAATGTCACATCTAGACCGTCCGGATAGCCCCTTCTTCGCCCAGCGGTTGCACCTGGCCGCCTATAAGCTCGCACTCCGATACCTTAGGAATCCAGATGTTCCCGACTCCGCATTACTTCGGAACTTTGGTTTCCTGATGACTAGATGGAGTCGACGTCAACTTATCTCATACTTGAACTCATTTCTGAAATCTTCCGATGGAGTTGAAGTTTCTAGGAAATTCAGTATTCCCTTGCTGAACCTGGGCGGTGCCGGGTTGCACTACCCACAGAAGCATTCGCCCCTCGGCGATCCCAATCTTCATTGGCTTCCCTCGGCTGAAGACATTTCGATGATGTATGCAAATGGGTTGAGTATTCAAGACCTTGAAGAGCCCTGGTTTGACCCGGAAGACGTGGAGGGATTCCTTGAGGAGCAGGGCATAATTCTCTCCAATCGAAATATGTTTCCAGCCGGCTTACAGAGCGATCATCAGGATGTGGTTGCTAGAACATGGCAGTCAGGTCTTTGGGATGACAGAGCGATGTTCTCTCGGGGTCACATGTTCGCTGTCGATGAAGATCAATTGATCAATT GGTTGTCCCACCGCGGCATTTGCCTAGGCCGTTCGCCAGGGTTCCGGAAACGTGATGTGGAGAGGTTCATATCGCAACATGCCTGGCCCATCGGCATGCCTCTAATGCCTATTCAGGCCG